ACTGTATCTAAACCTTGGATGAGACAGTGGGACACTTTATGAGTTGGTGCTGCATGCTCCTTAGGAAATGGAGACAAAAAAGCCAGAGAGATCTGTAAAAGAAGCAGGTGGCTTGAACAAAGAACATGACCAAAAAACCAGCTGGGGAAGCAGGAATGCTGGTTAGCAAATAATCTCATAATTCCAGAAATTACCTTCATTTGTGCACTAGGGCAAAACCAAGCTCTTTCAAAAGTATTGCAGCCCCACTGTGAGTAACCAACAGTCCTTTTCGGATACTTAAATCCCAGAATCAGGAATATCAAAAACCTGGGGACTGGGGAAGGCTCCTGAGATGTTTGACACCtgcattaaattaaattaaattattcacACCTGCCTATGAGTTGCTTAAGCATAGtaagataatttttaattaagccACTTCTAAAAAGGCATTTATCTTGCAAACTAGACACTGAACACTTGTCACAACCAATCACTTGCTCCAGATTTGGGACCCCCATCCAATGTCCAACTCCCTCCTGATCTTACAACTTTTTGATACTCATGCAGAGAGAAGCAGTCCAAGGAAAGCAGTGATAGGTACTCTGATTTAGTAATACAGGACAGGTGCTCCTGAAGTGCTTGAAACCGTGTGAAACAGAAGGGGTTTGAATGTGAAAATGACTCTCACAGGCAAGAACCCAACCCAGCAGTCTCTTCCTTGCCCTTAAGCAGGTTATCTCTGGTTTGGAGAAAATTCCTCCCAATAGTGAAAGGTTTTGTATTTATGTTTTGTCATCATCTACTTGTAAACTTCTACAGCAATATATAAATGCTGATTTGTCaaagaaatttttccaaaaaattatttttaaaaatcttataaAGTACCACCCTCTGTAATTAGTATAGAGAGAGATGTAAGTTAAATTTAGTAAATGCAATTTGGCTGTGTTGTACTCCTTTGCTTGCACAAATTAAAGTAGCTCTTTGCACACTGTAACTTTCACAAGTCAGTCTGCAGTGCAACAACGTTCAGCATCAGGCAGGATTTAGAACAATTGCTGACTGCTTTTTCAATAAACATGAGTTTTGCATTGATGAGAACTCAGCTGCCTGTCTTGTGGCAGTTTTGTTTTGGGGTAACTCAGTTTCTGCTCTAGTTATAACCCTTACAtatttttacaaagaaaatgtAACTGCACGCTGCATTTCTAAAGGTATGTGAGAATCAGCACACTCCACAGAACAGAAGAAACACTGTTTGTAGCAAAGGGTGTCTCTGCTTCTTAGAACTTGCAGATCAAAACAGTCCATTACTTAATTATAGGAAATCATAATAATTACACGTTGCCCACAAAAGTAATTAAGAATTTGTTTTGGTCTTTACCTAAAGGTTCTAGCCAGTGCTACTGCATCTTTTCAAACTGGATAAATTTGAAATGTGTGCCATGaatttgaaaatgtcatctAAATTAAATTCACTGTCTCTCTTGCACTGCTTCATGCCATGCAGTAGCATTACTGGACATAAGCAACCATGGGCCCTCAGCTTTTAGTACTCACTTAAAGCAGCCAAAAGTGGTTTCTAAAAAACGTATTTTTGTTTATGATATGCAGATTAATGTATttgctgccaaaaaaaaaaaaaaaagagcaaatgcTTATGTGATTCCCGAATTCCTAGTTTTAAGAGAAAATATATTGttccttttaaaatacactaggttagaaaataagatttccatttctttcttattttctggtgaacataggaaaaaaacacaatTTATTGAGGTGTTTCTTATATAaagctaaatatttttctaaataaattgTGGTTCAGATTTTGTTTAACTTATTCAGCAGACATTGTTTTACAAATTCTTGcttgctcagaaaaaaattcacttgAACTCATTTATCATCCaagattttttcattatttttgtttagaaAGAAAACTCTCGTTTAAGgttatttttataaaatctgAGTTAGACAAGGTTTTTTAAGTGGAGATATACACTCTTCAGATGTTTCATGGTAATATCAAGAGGTTGACAGGGAgtttagaaatattttgaaaaggtTTCTTTTTGTGCCATCTGTTGTATTTAATCCCTATAAGCTAAAGTACTGTGAATCAAAGTTTCTCTTTCATGTTGCGTCAGTCTGCAACTAAATCTTATAgtcccatccctgaaaataaaaacttacCTGTATTGTTGCAGATAAATGCTCAGGCTTACATTTGCAACATATAGCTCTTCCATTTGCCACACCAAATAAAACATACTGTGTGTAAATTTGtcatttaattattaaaaaaaaaaaagtcagagaaGCAACTTCTctatatattttaattcattGGTAACTGAAGATGATTTTTTAGAATTCACAGAATAATGGTGGTGAAATACTAACCATCCCAAATACAAAAAGGGAGGagtttttttgtatttccatGGGCATGGTTATTGGATTTAATACCATGCCTAATCAAATAGGCAAGGATTTCACTACAACAGTGACTGAACAGTGAAGCTATTAAATAACTTCCATGGAAGTTTCAAAGGAGGACAAAAGGTAGACACAGCTTGTACTTCATAATTCAATGAGAAGTTTTAAAAAGAGAACTTTTGTATTGTTTCAGGAGTTGCAGATTACTGAAGGAAAAGACTTTGTGCAAACTCACAGGACTAAGGGTGAGTACAGCCATGTGCTGCAGAGGGTCACAGCGTGCTGTGCAGCCCCGGAGTGGTCACACAAAAGTCGTGCAGCCTGAACCCTTGGGCCAGGAAGAGAAGGGGACCCAGCATGGAGTGGGGCTGGAGCTACCACTACTACTTTCATGGGAGATATGGGAGTTACCATTAAATAGTTACTGCTACAGTTCCCAGCAGGGTACTGCACAATTCTCCCTCCATAAGGATTGTACCTGAGCAAACTGGCAGCTAAACAGAGCATGGGTGGAAAGATTTACATAATTAAAGAGTTATAACTATCTGGTATCAACATATCAAAACCCCAAGAGCAAATTAGGTCCCTTTTTCCTGTACCAAGCTCCAAAGAACAAAATGGTGACTGTCCCATTCTAAGTATGGCAGAGGAGGTACGGAGAGCTAGGAGCATTTTCTAATTGCTAGTTGTCAAGCACTGTCCAAATAAACTGTTCTGGTACTAAGCTGTGACCAACATGCCTTCATTTGAGATGGCTCTGGATGAATTTGTTGAATTTTGTTTAATCTCTCAATTTTCACCACTGTATTTGTAAAGACTGGGAGCAAAAAGTGattaaaaatcataaaaaatatttttaaaatacttccttGACTAATACTGTCCAGTATTCATTTTGGGTACTTTGAGATATGCTGGATTTCTATATAATTTCCCATGAAGCAGAGAATTATTTTGGAAGCTATTAAAAAGCTGtgatttaatttacattttggcatgcatggatttttttgtaaaaaacaaaaacacacagTCACACCTCCCTAAGCCCCCACCCCAAcaagaaaaacccacaaacattTTTACTAATatctttgtcctttttttccttttttttgtggggggtagggggagatttttttctgctgttgagAAATGTCTGATCATTAATAGAGCACTAGCAAAACAAAGTCAATACCATTTCAGCTTCAGAAGGAACTTGGATGCTGTGAGAAGATCCTGCCGTGCTCTATTTTATTTCCACAACAATATACAACAGCTTTGGTAATTCTGGTAGCTCTTTCAGATACATAACACTTTCAGTATTGGCACACGCTGACAAAACAGTAGTATCTGAGAAGCACAGAAGAAATTCAGTCCCATCTGAGAAGTCTTGGGTGGGGATGAAGGTGGAGGGCAACAGCTCCTCCTCCTCGAGGGCTTTCTGCTCCAGGGTCCCATAGGACCAGCCTTGCCTGCCTTTCATTCAGCATGCAGTGAAGCTGCTGTGGTTGGTGCGAGGTGGGCATCACTGGTGTCAAGATGCCAATGCTCAGCTCTGCACTCTGGATTTGAGCAGATCCAGACACACCAAGGCTCTTCTCCCAGCATCCATGAGGGACTGGTAGAATGGGGCTGACCAGTTGTCACAAAGAATACAGATCATATGGCAGTGATGCTGATTGGCACAGAAATGGGAACATATAAACTTTCCTTTAGGCACAGAGGGCTCCATTTCTCCTGTCAAAAttattcacattttttaaaaaaattgtctgTAGTAAGGAGAGCTGTTAATAGTTCTACACTTTGGATATACATAAAATTATAGCTTTTGCCTCTCATGATGATTTCACCAGCTTTGAATTGCCTCTGACCATTAACTAGAAATTTGCTTGACCTGAGATTAATCTTGAAAGAGAGGAAATGAAAGGTAATTCTGTGCAGGCCTTCCAAGACATGAATTGATACCAGTCTTTGACACAAACAATGTTCTATACAGTGAAATAACAAATGAGCTGTCCTCATCTCCCTGTGAAGTCCCACATCAGTAGTGTTTACTCTGAGATATCTAGGAAGAGAAATGCTTACCTATGCTCATCACTGGCTTTCTCTGCTTCACCTTGTAATAAAGCTAGAGTGCCTCATTTCTACTCCATGTCAAAACATGCCACCCCTGCATGCAATGCGTGTTCCTTAGCAAAATATTGTTCTTCACCAGGAAGACACAGAAGAATCCAGATTATGCAGTGACTGAAGATCTTTTAAGGGAGAAAAGGCAAACAAAtccaattattttttataaacatGCAAATGGTTTGTGGTAAAGCAACACTGGAAATTCTCTCTCCTCTACTgataaaaatgggagaaaatacAGCTTCTGCATGGGGAGGACTGAGCCCTCACTTCTCCTAGCATCTGGAAAATAATCTGAAGAAACAAAATTGAGCACAGACATCTGGGTAACCAATGCTCATAATCTCCAGTAGTATCTTCAGGCCTCATGTATGTGTTTGATTTGAAACTGCTGTTATGTGCTTATCACAATGTggataaattaaattttccttttgtttcacTATATATTTACATTCATATCCTTTTGTCATGATTAAAATACTTTTAGGATTACTTCAATATTTCTATGATGCTTGAATAGTTTTGAACTAGTTTAAATATTAGTAAAATTATGATATTTAGCAAGGTTTCAGTACCTTGGACTATCACACTTGCTCAGCAATAAGAAAGGCAAGTTGGACTTCTGCTCAGATAAGAAAGCAAACTGGGCTTCTGCTTTGAAATACTTCCTTCAAGCTGAGCCTCAGAGCAATGGCACACCAGCATCAAATCAGTGGGATCTTTGGGACTCCTTGCCTTTCATTACATGTCACAAAATTTTCCTTTGAACTAGCAACACACTGCAGCCACCTGATCTAGGAGGAATTTATCTGTGTGGAAGCCAGAATGACTCTCTTCTAGTCCCGGGATCCGAGCCGAGCTGAAGAGAGCTGTCCATAGGGCCAGATCCTCAAAGGACACTTGCTCTATCTGCAGGAGCCTCTCCTCCCCGCCCTGCTTCATCCCGAATTCTAGTTTACCCGGGGTCACTTCAAGGCTGTCTCAACTCCCCTTcttcctgcccctgctgccgcAGTCCCCTGGGAAAATTGGGGTTTCCCCAATTTCTCCGAAGTTCTCCCCAAGGTTTCCCCAAAGTCTCCGAAGGGGAGACGCGCAGAGGGAGGCCCGCGCCTCTGCAGCCAGCGCTTGTTGCGGCTGTACCGAGAACCCCGCGCCCAAATCATGGGACACTTCTCCCCTGGAGCGGGGGAAAAGCGGCGCCCCGAGGGGCCGAGCCGTGCCGGGTGCCGCAGGTCTGCCCGCGCCGTGGCTCTGACCTGTTGCTTTGCTTTGTACACGCAGAGCCGCCTGCCCGGGAGTTTACCGCGGTAATCTGACACGTGTGAAAGGAGAGGGATGCGCTTCCCCTCTCAGCGCTTTCAAAGGCGCCCGGTGCTGGCAGAGCCGCCGGGCCCAGCCCGGGGACCGCACCTGCTGGATGCGGGCACTCCcgggggggcggcgggagcgccgCCCGTAAGGCGATATCCCTTTCTTGGTGTAACGCGTTAGCTACGACTGTCACCACGGCGTCTCGCCCCTCGCCAAAAGCCGAAAGCCTGGGAGAGCTCCAGGTGTACAGGATCTGGGCGAGACCTGGGATGTCACACCACCCGTTCTCGCAGGGCTCACCCTGGGGCAGACCCGCAGGCGCTCCCGAAAGGTTCCCCGAGCGGGGCAAATCCCCAGGGGCCGTGGGACAGCCTCCGCTTGTCCCTGGACCGCCCCGCCTGGCCGTCCTCGGCCCGACCCCGGAGTGGAGCACGGCCCGGCCCCTGTCCGAAGAGAAGCCCCGAGCCTGAAGGGGGGcggtgggcacagccctgagagGGCAGAGGGAGCCGAGCGggcctgcctgccctgctcggGGGGTAGCACCCATCTTCCGTGCCCGGTCCGGTTACCCCGGGAGCGGGATAATCCCAGACCCCCTCCCGCCGCTCCTCAGGCCCCCACCGACGGGCGGGCTTCGCTTTCAAGGCTCGGCttggcagaggctgctgagcagctAATAACATAACAACCCTGCTTTGATCAATTCGAACTAATTACCCCTCTTAATTAAAGTCTTTAGCGGTTGCCTCAGTGTTTTGGCAAGGGCGAGGAGAGCTTTGCCGTGCGGCAGCGCCAACgccgcgctccccgcccgccCGTCCGCGCCGCAGCCCCCGCCGCCGCAGTCACTCCTTGGCAAAGGTTTATTTCCATCAGGTCAAcgaattcttttttttttttttttttttttctctccacgTGCAAGAATCAATGCGAAATTCAAATCCGTACATAGAGAACAGTTGTGTCCATATAGATACGATATTcagggggagagggagaggagggaaccAAGAAGGGTAGGATAACCAGCAGACAGCGGAGGCAGGGCAGGATCAACACAAGgggaatatatatatacatcGAAATAATTAAAGTGGTGCAGCATTCCCGGCTCGAGTAATACAGTTTCCCAAATAAATACAGCAGAAATTGGCTTGGcgctttttgttttttgttttgttttgtttttaaccatCTCTCCACCTGAGATGCAACGACAACATAAAAAGTAGTCTGtaaagaacaaaggaaaaaataaaaaaaaaaaaaaaaataggaaacaaTCTGTCCCATTAACGTTAGTGGCGATATAGAGCATAATACACAAAACCGCTTATAACAGGTGCATGCAAGGAGGCGCCGGGGCTCgctcggcggggccggggccgcccctcACGGCTGCAGCGGCGGCGGGCCCTGCAGCAGCGCcccgggcggggccggcggctcCGGCCCCCCCAGCTCGGCGGGGGCCCGGGGCAGTCCCAGGGCGCTGTCGTGCAGCTTACGGACGTGCTTCTTGAGGTCAAAGTTCCTGCAGAAGCCTTTGCCGCAGGTGGGGCAGGTGAAGGGCTTCTTGTCGTTGTGGGTGTGCATGTGGAAGGTCAGATTGTACACCTGGTGAAAAGCCTTGTTGCAGATATTGCACTTGAACTGCTTCTCCCCGCTGTGAGTCAGCTTGTGGTTTTTGTAATTGCCTGGGAATgagaaaagaaaggcaaatggACCTGGATTTCAAAGACGGACAatgaaaagacaagaaaaataaaaaaaaaccccacccgAACTCTGTCCCATCACCAGAGTTCGGCTTTAGGATGAAACGACCGCAAACCTCCTGCCTTCTCTCCATCCTCCCCGCGGCTGTTACACTTAGCAGACGACAAAGAAAGGATCGAATAAACCAAAATCACGACAATTGCGGAAATACAACCACGGGGTTTAGACTTCACAGCAACCCAGGAAGAAAAAGTAGCTAAATTCTTGTATTTGGAAGGGGAAATAAGAGGAGAATTCGTTTGCCGAACCGCGCTGGAAGCTTCATGTTGTGGTGAAGGGAGAACAGACACTTCCAGCCGAACGACTGCCCTGCCGTTCCCCCGAACAGAGACCTCTGCCCCGCGTCGTGGGGCAAGACATGTGTCGGGGCTAGCGAAACTTAAAATTACCCTCAATATCTAATAATAAAACTTGAACACAAAATTAACTCTCCACCACTCTCCCTGTCGCAAATTGTCCCGACACTTGACCTGGCTTGGGGAAGGGGAAGCCGGGGAGGAGAGAGGGTGCTGGAGACTGGTACCTTTCTGGTGAAATCCTTTGCCACAAAATTCACAGACAAATGGTTTATAGCCGGCGTGTATTCGGGTGTGCGTGTTCAGGGTCGAGCTCCGGTTAAAAGCTTTGCCGCACTGGTTGCACTTGTGTGGCTTTTCCTGGAAGGAAACAAACACCAAGTCACAGCTTGTTGGCTGTCCTGAGGGTTCTGTGTTCTGTTTAGCGGGATTTTATGAGCTGATTTGTGCAGTTCTATGTGTTCAGCTGACGGCTCGCTGGTGCCGGTGCGGGCATCCCGCCGAACCCACCGCGCTCGGGACAAACGAAACGTGCCCGCGGCTGCGGGCTggccgccccccgcgccgctGCTTCGGAGCTCCCCCAAAAACGTGAGTGGAAACTCTcgggcagggaggaagggacaGGGGATGGGCTCACCTGGGTGTGGATGATCTTGTGCCGGCAGAGCGTGCTCGCCTGTCTGAAACCCTTCCCGCAAACTTTGCAAACAAAGGGTCTGGCTCCCGTGTGCACCGGCATATGGCGCGTTAAATTATAATGTGCATTAAATAccttgaaagagaaaggagacaataaaataaaatgaaattgcgATTAGAAGACGAGAGTGCCAAGGGGGAGCCGTCGTTTAAAAATCAAGCAAGCGACAAGACAGCCGGCGGGAAGacggacagggacaggaggctggggaagggaggaggctACGGTGCTACTTGCCTTTCCACAAACTTCACACGTGAAAACTTTGGGCTTGCTGCTCGGGGAGCCGCGGCTGAACTCCGACGTCTTATAGGCGATTTTTTCCGTGAGGATCTGAGCACTTTCTTTCATGTAGTGCTGCAACTGAGCCTGCGATAAGTCCTTGAAGGCCACCCCCGCCGGGTACTTGTCCACGGTCGGTAGCACCAGCTTGTTCCGCTCCGCCAGGTAAGCCTTGGGCTGCGGGTGCAAGGGAGAGCTGAGGAAATAAGAAGCCACCGGGTGGATGTTGACACTGGAGGACGGGTGACAGGGGCTGTCGCCTCGGTTGAAATAGCACAGGGCTCCCATGGCGTGGAAGGAGGAGTGATTGACCACTCGGGGTCTTACCAGTTTGTACTGCTGCAAGGGCAGGGCATCGCGGGGGAAATCTCCTTTCAAGCTCAGGGCACAGTTCAAGAGATCGCCGCAGCTAAAGGAGGGCGAGGAAGAGGACTCTAAGTGAGCCTTCCTGGGTTCCGCTCCAGCCACCGCTGCTTTGGGCAGGGTATCGTACGCCACCGGGACAAAGGGGATCATGCAGGGGATGGAGGAGTTGAGGTGCAGCGGATGCTTGGGGTCGCCTTTGGCCACGGAGCCATGGAGGAGCTGCGGGACGGGGATGGAGCGGGGCTCTGGAGTCCGCGCCATGATGCGCTCAATGGAGAAGGCGAGTGGCTTGGGCGTGCTGGTCATGTTGCTCCTGGCAGACAGGCTTTCTCTGGACGGAGGAGTCGCTAGGATTTTGGTCGCCGTGTGGTTGCCACTATTGTCCATGGCTGAACTGCATTTGTTCTCCCGGTTTGAGCCGCTCTGGTAGAcgcctctttttttttttttttttcctttttttttttttttcttttcctttctcccctctctctctctctttcactTTCTCTGCCTCTTTTCTTGTTACTGATCTGCGAGGAGGGAGACCAGCATTGCCGCcgccaccatcaccacagccTCCGCCGGCGGAACCAGCCTTCTCAGTCCAGTGGACTCATGCCAGCCCATCACAGTTTACTTTGGCGCACCAATGACTCGGGACAATCGCTACTTATTTCTATCAATAGAAAGTGTTGTGTCAATAACGCAGCCAAGATCTCGCCAATCGTTAACTTCCAAGAGGAGAAGGTAAACTAGATAATTGCTCAATTCGCTTCCAACAGTCAACAGGAAAAGTTTTTCCCCCCCAGCAAGCGGCTACTTTTCATTGGCGCCCGCGCCTCC
This region of Ammospiza caudacuta isolate bAmmCau1 chromosome 5, bAmmCau1.pri, whole genome shotgun sequence genomic DNA includes:
- the FEZF1 gene encoding fez family zinc finger protein 1; amino-acid sequence: MDNSGNHTATKILATPPSRESLSARSNMTSTPKPLAFSIERIMARTPEPRSIPVPQLLHGSVAKGDPKHPLHLNSSIPCMIPFVPVAYDTLPKAAVAGAEPRKAHLESSSSPSFSCGDLLNCALSLKGDFPRDALPLQQYKLVRPRVVNHSSFHAMGALCYFNRGDSPCHPSSSVNIHPVASYFLSSPLHPQPKAYLAERNKLVLPTVDKYPAGVAFKDLSQAQLQHYMKESAQILTEKIAYKTSEFSRGSPSSKPKVFTCEVCGKVFNAHYNLTRHMPVHTGARPFVCKVCGKGFRQASTLCRHKIIHTQEKPHKCNQCGKAFNRSSTLNTHTRIHAGYKPFVCEFCGKGFHQKGNYKNHKLTHSGEKQFKCNICNKAFHQVYNLTFHMHTHNDKKPFTCPTCGKGFCRNFDLKKHVRKLHDSALGLPRAPAELGGPEPPAPPGALLQGPPPLQP